A single region of the Legionella oakridgensis ATCC 33761 = DSM 21215 genome encodes:
- a CDS encoding transporter substrate-binding domain-containing protein produces MRKGTPYGDLARQLYKNNIEVLEYPLNADLLEVLKNGTVDVALVDDEVARYWTINISNTYKLIGTKLPVGEGYGIAANQDNSKLISAINEALLNMESDGKYLEIYRNYFALY; encoded by the coding sequence GTGCGCAAAGGAACCCCTTACGGAGATTTGGCAAGGCAATTATATAAAAATAATATCGAAGTTCTTGAGTATCCTCTGAATGCCGATTTGCTTGAAGTATTGAAAAATGGGACCGTGGATGTCGCGCTGGTGGATGATGAGGTAGCCCGATATTGGACTATTAACATCAGCAATACCTACAAACTTATTGGTACCAAGTTACCTGTAGGAGAGGGCTATGGCATTGCAGCAAATCAAGACAACTCGAAGCTGATAAGTGCCATCAACGAAGCTCTGCTCAACATGGAATCTGATGGCAAATATCTGGAAATTTACCGAAACTACTTCGCATTATACTAG
- a CDS encoding transporter substrate-binding domain-containing protein encodes MIEICKRINLQCDFIPMPFDNLFSSIQERKIDLAIAAITITPAREAEFLFSLPYLESNGHFLALRKSAINTPEEIAGKKSRRAQRNPLRRFGKAII; translated from the coding sequence ATGATAGAAATTTGTAAACGAATTAATCTTCAATGTGATTTCATACCCATGCCTTTTGATAATTTATTCTCCAGCATCCAGGAGAGAAAAATTGATCTTGCCATTGCCGCCATTACGATCACACCAGCCAGAGAAGCAGAATTTCTGTTCAGTCTTCCATATCTGGAAAGTAATGGGCATTTCCTGGCACTGCGAAAATCAGCCATCAATACCCCTGAAGAGATCGCGGGAAAAAAAAGTAGGCGTGCGCAAAGGAACCCCTTACGGAGATTTGGCAAGGCAATTATATAA
- a CDS encoding SulP family inorganic anion transporter → MKTIVESYQAGLFQKKFWMPNIISGIIVGVVALPLAMAFAIASGAKPEQGLYTAIVAGLLVSLFGGSRLQIAGPTGAFIVVLSGITNKYGIDGLQIATLLAGCMLIFFGLARLGAVIKFIPDPVIIGFTAGIAVVIWVGQWQYFFGLPPIEGSHFHEKLWHSLQVLPQLNLTTTSLAALSLGIVLYANKLWFLKRIPGPLVALVIATSLQTIFQFSDVATIGKAFGGIPQGLPSLQLPAISINRILELIGPAFTIAMLGAIESLLSAVVADGMAGTRHNSNRELIGQGIANVAAPFFGGFAATGAIARTATNIRNGGNSPLSGVIHSVTLMLIILFLAPLAYDVPLAALAAILFVVAWNMSEAKHFIKLVRRAPRADIIILLTTFFLTIFVDLVVAVNIGVILAILHFLLRMASSVEVEQQTDAQLLQELSKQNVSGLPKDIVVFAVEGPFFFGAVEIFEQALANTHTDPSILIIRLRWVPFIDITGLQTLEEAITAMHKRGVRVILCGAKPRVEAKLKKAGIISLLGQDNYYQEFNQVLAVLPTADNAVITIKDMDYFPEKSAMQ, encoded by the coding sequence ATGAAAACCATTGTTGAATCTTATCAAGCAGGTTTATTTCAGAAAAAATTCTGGATGCCTAATATCATTTCCGGAATCATTGTTGGTGTTGTTGCCTTACCCTTAGCCATGGCCTTTGCCATTGCTTCAGGAGCAAAACCTGAACAAGGGCTTTATACGGCCATTGTGGCTGGATTATTAGTCAGTCTATTTGGTGGAAGTCGTTTACAGATTGCAGGCCCGACCGGTGCATTTATTGTGGTATTATCAGGGATTACTAACAAGTACGGTATTGATGGCTTGCAAATAGCGACGTTGCTTGCCGGATGCATGCTGATTTTTTTTGGACTAGCTCGACTTGGGGCTGTTATAAAATTTATACCAGACCCCGTCATCATTGGATTTACTGCCGGCATTGCCGTTGTGATTTGGGTAGGACAATGGCAATATTTTTTTGGTCTACCTCCTATAGAAGGCAGTCATTTTCATGAAAAATTATGGCATTCATTGCAAGTGCTTCCACAATTGAATCTGACCACAACCTCATTGGCTGCTCTATCATTAGGTATTGTTTTATATGCCAATAAACTATGGTTTCTTAAACGAATTCCTGGCCCTTTGGTGGCACTGGTTATTGCTACGTCCCTGCAAACAATCTTTCAATTTTCTGATGTAGCAACCATTGGCAAAGCATTTGGAGGTATTCCACAAGGATTACCTTCCTTGCAACTGCCTGCCATTAGCATTAATCGTATTTTAGAGCTGATAGGTCCTGCCTTTACTATCGCTATGCTAGGTGCTATTGAATCATTATTGTCTGCCGTTGTTGCAGATGGCATGGCAGGAACGCGCCATAATTCAAACAGAGAATTAATAGGGCAAGGCATTGCAAATGTCGCGGCACCATTTTTTGGCGGTTTTGCAGCAACAGGGGCCATTGCCCGTACAGCAACCAATATTCGTAATGGTGGCAACAGTCCTTTATCAGGAGTTATTCATTCCGTTACTTTAATGCTCATTATTCTGTTTCTTGCCCCCTTAGCCTACGATGTACCTCTCGCCGCATTGGCGGCGATTCTTTTTGTAGTGGCCTGGAATATGAGTGAAGCAAAACATTTTATTAAGCTGGTTCGGCGAGCTCCACGAGCTGATATCATCATTCTTTTGACAACGTTTTTTCTAACGATTTTTGTAGACTTGGTTGTCGCCGTCAACATCGGTGTTATTCTTGCCATACTACACTTTCTGTTGCGTATGGCATCTAGTGTTGAAGTAGAGCAACAAACCGATGCTCAACTATTGCAAGAACTTAGCAAGCAAAATGTTTCCGGATTACCAAAAGATATTGTGGTTTTTGCCGTGGAAGGACCGTTCTTCTTTGGAGCAGTAGAAATTTTCGAACAAGCCCTAGCCAATACCCATACCGATCCGAGTATCCTTATTATCCGCTTGCGCTGGGTACCTTTTATTGATATTACCGGCTTGCAAACGCTGGAGGAAGCTATTACTGCGATGCATAAACGTGGTGTCAGAGTCATCTTGTGTGGTGCCAAACCCCGAGTTGAAGCCAAGCTAAAAAAGGCCGGAATTATTTCCTTGCTTGGACAGGATAATTATTATCAGGAATTCAATCAGGTATTAGCTGTACTGCCCACGGCAGACAACGCTGTTATAACAATAAAAGACATGGATTATTTCCCAGAAAAATCCGCCATGCAATAA
- the efp gene encoding elongation factor P, translated as MAIYSTNEFKNGLKVMIDNAPCSIVDCEFVKPGKGQAFTRIKIRNLKTGRVVERTYKSGETLPSADVADVEMQYLYSDGELWHFMVPDTFEQYAAGPESVEEAVKWLKEQDMCIVTLWNNEPLQVVPPTFVVLAITETDPGLKGDTSGGGGKPAVLETGAVVRVPLFVQTGELIKVDTRTGEYVSRAKE; from the coding sequence ATGGCAATCTACAGTACCAATGAATTTAAAAATGGCTTAAAAGTAATGATTGATAATGCTCCCTGCAGCATTGTTGATTGTGAATTTGTTAAACCCGGGAAAGGACAGGCATTTACACGGATTAAAATTCGTAATCTAAAAACTGGCCGTGTGGTTGAAAGAACTTATAAGTCCGGTGAAACATTACCTTCTGCGGATGTCGCCGATGTAGAAATGCAATATTTATATAGTGATGGCGAGCTTTGGCATTTCATGGTCCCCGATACGTTCGAACAATACGCCGCAGGTCCTGAATCCGTTGAAGAAGCAGTAAAATGGCTGAAAGAACAAGACATGTGTATTGTTACACTGTGGAATAATGAACCTTTGCAAGTGGTTCCCCCGACGTTTGTCGTCCTTGCAATCACTGAAACAGATCCAGGTCTTAAAGGAGACACATCCGGTGGTGGTGGCAAGCCTGCCGTTTTAGAAACGGGAGCTGTCGTGCGTGTGCCGTTATTTGTACAAACAGGCGAGTTGATTAAAGTAGACACTCGTACAGGAGAGTATGTGTCTCGCGCCAAGGAATAA
- the epmB gene encoding EF-P beta-lysylation protein EpmB, giving the protein MRDSTSNWQKILAQGFSSASELLEFLQLPSSMASHLAEKQFKTRVPRAFAELMEKGNRYDPLLMQVLAVDDELQMQAGFVHDPLKETSANPVKGLIHKYHGRVLLVLTGGCVINCRYCFRRHFPYQDNNPGRKGWQQTLEYIANDSSIQEVILSGGDPLLAQDGVLSEVFSYLSSIPHVRFLRIHTRIPVVLPERVNASLLELLASLPLQKVIVLHSNHPHELDERVAQACMALRHADCHLLNQSVLLAGVNNDSLVLAALSQRLFSCGVLPYYLHFLDKVQGAAHFSVTLAEAKNIFRSLQEHLPGYLVPRFACEQPGKKSKTLIMAEDFLEHSFS; this is encoded by the coding sequence ATGCGAGATTCCACTTCCAATTGGCAAAAAATTCTAGCCCAAGGCTTTTCTTCTGCATCCGAATTACTTGAATTTTTGCAGCTTCCTTCTTCTATGGCAAGTCATCTGGCTGAAAAGCAATTTAAAACACGCGTTCCACGTGCTTTTGCAGAGCTGATGGAAAAGGGGAATCGTTATGATCCCTTGTTAATGCAAGTATTGGCGGTTGACGATGAATTGCAAATGCAAGCAGGCTTTGTTCATGACCCATTAAAGGAAACATCGGCAAATCCAGTCAAAGGCTTGATTCATAAATATCATGGTCGTGTTTTACTGGTTCTTACTGGTGGTTGTGTGATTAATTGTCGCTATTGTTTTCGCAGACATTTTCCTTATCAGGATAATAATCCTGGACGTAAAGGATGGCAGCAGACTCTGGAGTACATTGCCAATGATTCGTCCATTCAAGAAGTCATTCTAAGTGGTGGAGATCCTTTGCTGGCGCAAGACGGAGTGTTGAGTGAAGTATTCTCCTATCTCTCCAGCATTCCACATGTGCGCTTTCTTCGTATCCACACTCGTATTCCTGTGGTGTTGCCAGAACGAGTCAATGCTTCCTTGCTTGAACTATTGGCTTCATTACCCTTACAAAAAGTGATCGTATTGCATAGTAATCATCCTCATGAACTGGATGAGCGTGTGGCTCAGGCTTGTATGGCACTCCGTCATGCGGATTGTCATTTATTAAATCAGTCAGTATTGCTTGCGGGTGTTAATAATGATTCTTTGGTTTTGGCGGCATTAAGTCAGCGCTTATTTTCTTGCGGTGTCTTGCCTTATTACTTGCATTTTTTGGATAAAGTACAAGGCGCGGCTCATTTTTCGGTGACTTTGGCCGAGGCAAAAAATATCTTTCGGTCGTTGCAAGAACATTTACCAGGATATCTAGTACCGCGTTTTGCCTGTGAGCAACCAGGGAAAAAAAGTAAAACGCTTATTATGGCAGAAGACTTCCTGGAACATTCGTTTAGCTGA
- a CDS encoding acyl-CoA dehydrogenase: protein MATLFFLLYLLFTLIVLYHALNPLVWEIGSAAYLLVATFFIGLPWVVGVFLWVVIIGIFLIIRVESIRNTISDFLYRHAEKSLPKLSKTEEEALNAGDTWLEKDIFMGTPDWNKLQHITTALSPEEQAFLDNETQTLCAMLDDWEISQHQDLPANVWEYLKEKGFFGLVIGKEYEGKGFSARAHSDVVIKIASRSGTAAVTVMVPNSLGPGELLQHYGTEEQKNYYLPRLAKGVDIPCFALTEPGAGSDATSIKSEAVVVEKVIQGKKILGLNLTLNKRWITLAPVATLIGLAVNLKDPHGLLQGEGKEGITCLLISRDAENLEIGNRHLPANQPFMNGTIRGENIFVPISSIIGGQKQAGHGWQMLVECLSIGRSISLPALGTASSAISYLTTGAFARIRQQFNVEIAQFEGVEEKLAEIAGLSYLVNATRLLTAAAVNEHKKPSVASAITKYFNTELARIVINDAMDVHAGRAVVVGPRNYMTSFYHGIPISVTVEGANIMSRNLLIFGQGSMACHPFIRQEFYALASGDKSAFKNIIWQHISYFMRNFAKTICSAWSGGFFISVPNSKLKKEYKRLARLSHAYAWLADLALIYLGGALKRKERLSARLADGMSYLYMAMAALQYARQYEAQTEQQMHARWAVSYCFYHAQKAMISFCHNFPSRVIGNLMRVLAFPLGQSMRYPGDKLDHQLAQTMTKNNHYREQIIKQVYLSGDNRQPVDRMEAALQAIIQHASLYEKVSDLRRYKFGDLKSKLAEKVKNNEITPQEMEELIAVEKLRWDAIQVDEFSFDSMKKRTFASLAGQFKTPLD, encoded by the coding sequence ATGGCCACACTGTTCTTTTTGCTGTATTTACTGTTTACTTTGATTGTTCTTTATCATGCACTAAACCCGCTCGTCTGGGAAATTGGAAGTGCTGCTTATTTATTAGTCGCCACGTTTTTTATAGGTCTTCCCTGGGTTGTGGGGGTGTTTTTGTGGGTGGTCATCATTGGAATCTTTCTTATTATCAGAGTGGAATCGATTCGCAACACCATTAGTGACTTTTTATATCGACATGCAGAAAAATCGCTTCCTAAACTATCAAAAACAGAAGAAGAAGCATTAAACGCCGGAGATACGTGGCTAGAAAAAGATATTTTTATGGGAACGCCAGATTGGAATAAATTGCAGCATATTACAACGGCGCTTTCTCCTGAAGAACAAGCATTTCTTGATAATGAAACGCAAACGCTGTGCGCTATGTTGGACGATTGGGAAATCAGTCAGCATCAGGACTTACCGGCTAATGTTTGGGAGTATCTTAAGGAAAAAGGTTTTTTTGGCTTAGTCATTGGAAAGGAATATGAAGGGAAAGGCTTTTCTGCCCGTGCTCATTCGGATGTGGTCATAAAAATTGCCAGTCGCTCAGGGACGGCTGCAGTGACCGTCATGGTTCCTAATTCTCTTGGTCCTGGGGAATTGCTACAGCATTATGGTACAGAAGAACAAAAAAATTATTATTTGCCAAGGCTTGCAAAGGGTGTTGATATTCCATGTTTTGCATTAACTGAGCCAGGAGCTGGTAGTGATGCTACGTCTATCAAGTCTGAAGCCGTGGTGGTTGAAAAAGTTATCCAGGGGAAAAAGATACTGGGGCTTAATCTGACGTTGAATAAACGCTGGATTACCTTAGCCCCGGTCGCCACTTTAATAGGGCTTGCCGTTAATTTAAAAGATCCACATGGTTTATTGCAGGGAGAAGGCAAGGAAGGGATTACTTGTTTGCTTATTTCTCGTGATGCCGAAAATCTTGAAATTGGAAATCGGCATTTACCGGCGAATCAGCCGTTTATGAATGGTACTATTCGCGGTGAAAATATCTTCGTTCCTATATCATCCATCATTGGAGGTCAGAAGCAAGCCGGGCATGGTTGGCAAATGTTGGTTGAATGTTTGTCCATTGGGCGCTCCATTTCGTTGCCTGCTTTAGGCACCGCTTCTTCAGCCATTTCATATCTTACAACTGGAGCATTTGCTCGTATTCGTCAACAATTTAATGTTGAAATAGCTCAATTTGAAGGGGTGGAAGAAAAGCTTGCGGAGATTGCTGGCCTAAGTTATTTGGTAAATGCCACTCGCTTGCTGACTGCTGCAGCAGTCAATGAGCATAAGAAACCGTCGGTTGCTTCTGCAATTACCAAATATTTCAATACCGAACTTGCACGTATCGTGATTAATGATGCCATGGACGTCCATGCGGGCCGCGCTGTGGTGGTTGGTCCCCGCAATTATATGACCAGTTTTTACCACGGGATTCCTATCTCTGTGACGGTTGAAGGCGCCAACATCATGTCACGTAACTTGTTGATTTTCGGCCAAGGTTCGATGGCATGTCATCCTTTTATTCGGCAAGAGTTTTATGCTTTGGCCAGTGGAGATAAAAGTGCTTTTAAAAACATCATCTGGCAGCATATTAGTTATTTCATGCGTAATTTTGCCAAAACAATTTGTTCTGCATGGAGTGGTGGCTTCTTTATTTCTGTACCAAATAGTAAGCTTAAAAAGGAATATAAGCGATTGGCACGGTTAAGCCATGCTTATGCCTGGTTGGCTGATTTGGCCTTAATTTATTTAGGAGGCGCGTTAAAACGTAAAGAGCGATTGTCTGCAAGGCTTGCGGATGGAATGTCTTACTTATATATGGCTATGGCTGCACTACAGTATGCGCGTCAGTATGAGGCGCAGACAGAGCAGCAAATGCATGCCAGATGGGCTGTGTCCTATTGCTTTTATCATGCGCAGAAAGCAATGATTTCCTTTTGTCATAATTTTCCCTCCCGGGTGATAGGAAACTTGATGCGTGTGCTTGCCTTTCCGTTAGGGCAAAGCATGCGTTATCCTGGTGATAAATTGGATCATCAATTGGCTCAAACAATGACTAAAAACAACCATTATCGAGAGCAAATCATCAAACAGGTTTATTTAAGTGGGGATAATCGTCAACCGGTTGATCGTATGGAAGCGGCTCTTCAGGCTATTATTCAGCACGCGTCCCTATATGAAAAAGTCAGCGATTTAAGGCGTTATAAATTCGGTGACCTCAAGAGCAAACTTGCGGAAAAAGTTAAGAATAATGAAATAACGCCGCAGGAAATGGAGGAATTAATTGCTGTTGAAAAATTACGATGGGATGCCATTCAAGTAGATGAGTTTTCATTTGATTCTATGAAGAAGAGAACCTTTGCTTCATTGGCAGGTCAATTTAAAACACCATTGGATTAA
- the murU gene encoding N-acetylmuramate alpha-1-phosphate uridylyltransferase MurU codes for MHIAMILAAGRGERLKPITDTQPKALCLVHDVPLIEHHVMNLAKAGFQQIIINHAYLGGKIRQHLGNGARWNVNITYSPEPSGGLETGGGIMNALPLLGHEPFLVVNADIFTDYPFGSLALPSQRLAHLVLINKPLYYQQGDFGLSSRQQLENKNRQYTFAGIACYHPEAFKHCQPGRYSLTPLLRELTEHNKASGEIYTGKWIDIGSPERLQLANAYPPAIPE; via the coding sequence ATGCACATTGCAATGATATTGGCCGCCGGACGCGGCGAGCGTTTAAAACCAATAACTGATACACAACCTAAGGCGTTATGCCTGGTTCATGATGTCCCCTTAATTGAACATCATGTTATGAATTTAGCTAAGGCAGGATTTCAGCAAATCATCATTAATCATGCTTACTTAGGAGGAAAAATCCGGCAGCATTTGGGAAATGGAGCTCGGTGGAATGTCAATATTACCTATTCACCTGAACCCTCAGGCGGACTTGAAACCGGTGGCGGCATTATGAATGCCTTACCTTTATTAGGACATGAACCTTTTTTGGTGGTGAACGCCGATATTTTTACAGATTACCCTTTTGGCTCCCTGGCTTTACCTTCTCAACGGTTGGCACATTTAGTTTTAATCAATAAACCTTTATATTATCAACAAGGAGATTTCGGTTTATCTTCAAGGCAGCAGCTTGAAAATAAAAACAGGCAATACACGTTTGCAGGCATTGCTTGCTACCACCCCGAAGCATTCAAACATTGCCAGCCTGGACGCTATTCACTGACTCCTTTGCTAAGAGAATTGACCGAACACAACAAAGCAAGCGGTGAGATTTATACAGGGAAATGGATTGATATTGGCTCACCTGAACGGCTGCAACTTGCAAACGCTTACCCTCCAGCCATCCCAGAGTGA
- a CDS encoding aminoglycoside phosphotransferase family protein produces the protein MHTRQSALNQWLNELFKGMQFTLIPLAGDASFRRYFRLQCQQQTYIVMDAPPDKETIQPFITIGKALANIGLHTPAISAVHHTQGFVLLEDFGDQLFLNALSNHKEDTLYEAAMTTLIQMQSCSINNLHLLDFNQTHMLEEMSLFRQWFLEAYLGLTLDANDVRLIQNTFNRLAEMIVEQPQVFIHRDYHSRNLMIMEGKPSIELGIIDYQDAMRGPFTYDLVSLLKDCYIQWPHEIIDTWISYFYHHLPTTHGWSLSEFSQAFAMCGLQRHLKVLGIFSRLHLRDQKSGYLRDLPRVFNYVISCVANYQELLPFYHFMQQKVQAPFLEMHSLCTLQ, from the coding sequence ATGCACACTCGGCAAAGCGCACTTAACCAATGGCTTAATGAATTATTTAAAGGCATGCAATTTACTCTAATTCCATTGGCAGGTGATGCCAGTTTTCGCCGATATTTTAGACTTCAATGCCAACAGCAAACTTATATCGTTATGGATGCGCCTCCTGACAAGGAAACCATCCAACCATTTATAACGATTGGCAAAGCGCTTGCCAATATTGGCCTGCATACTCCTGCTATATCTGCTGTTCATCATACTCAAGGATTTGTGCTTCTTGAAGATTTTGGCGATCAATTGTTTCTTAATGCTCTTTCTAATCACAAAGAAGATACTTTATATGAAGCAGCAATGACAACATTGATACAAATGCAGAGCTGCTCTATCAATAATCTTCATTTATTGGATTTTAATCAAACCCATATGCTTGAAGAAATGAGCTTATTTCGACAATGGTTTCTGGAAGCTTATCTTGGATTAACGCTTGACGCCAATGACGTGCGGCTTATTCAAAATACATTTAACCGGCTTGCCGAAATGATTGTAGAGCAGCCACAAGTATTTATTCATCGCGATTATCATTCACGGAATTTAATGATAATGGAGGGGAAGCCCTCCATCGAACTAGGCATTATTGATTATCAGGATGCCATGAGAGGTCCTTTTACTTATGATTTAGTTTCCTTATTGAAAGATTGTTATATTCAATGGCCGCACGAAATCATTGATACTTGGATTAGCTATTTTTATCATCACCTGCCAACAACTCATGGCTGGTCACTATCCGAATTTTCCCAGGCTTTCGCTATGTGTGGGTTGCAACGGCATTTAAAAGTATTGGGGATTTTTTCTCGTCTGCATTTACGTGATCAAAAGTCGGGTTATTTACGGGATTTGCCCCGTGTTTTTAATTATGTTATTTCTTGCGTAGCGAATTACCAAGAATTGCTTCCCTTTTATCATTTTATGCAACAAAAAGTACAAGCACCTTTTTTAGAGATGCACTCCCTATGCACATTGCAATGA
- a CDS encoding LPS-assembly protein LptD, whose amino-acid sequence MHRAPVYAAPLMMEPVQACVINREMPLNAMIRAKFAQCLGWQADHALPRCRGAYQSLSVTPLPEGEIHIQADEASLYAKGRSKLSGNVEVYETQRIVNAQTAYIYRDEQTSQVTKIELLGEVRYLEPDRLMIARKAVINPQDKSGRVEDVLYRFNTQRARAILPAWGRASLIERFANQDYLLRKATYSTCAPQDKAWQIEASELSLDYSNARGVAKNAVLRVRDWPVLYTPYLSFPTSKARKSGFLMPLYGYTNVGGFDFALPYYWNIAPNYDATLIPHVYSRRGLMMGGDFRFLTEKSAGVISGHFLPNDHAFAKFIEDNSSQYPSLRGISNNRWSLLLQEHTQFYPNLRLGIDYQQVSDDYYLQDFSTNLAILTQNQLLREGNLSYTTEHWLFRGMVQSYQTLHPINQSEISDVYQRLPQLLARGAYNDLPFHANFNVLGQLDNFRWPANTLFQPQGPRYHLNPVLSFSEYKPWGYVIPSLQLVENYYNIQYTGGINSQAFNRTIPRYSLDSGLFFERATHWMSSGYTQTLEPRLYYLYVPYHDQTIIPVFDSAYMIFNNDQLFRTNRFSGFDRIGDANQLAYAVTTRWLSEDNGQEKASFSIGQIRYFADRRVQLCYNRNGNCRDTPLMLGYLSPVAKSSPIASRLKYHFNSAWMVTGDYVWDVYTHATNNGYLNFHYQPQGNQIINFGYTYLVDGDITQVANRNIQDNALHQATFSYAWPLSDRWSSLGGYSYNISKRYGMMTFLGVQYDNCCWAVRLLGGRTFKNLAPTTLSPQYSNSVYLQILLKGLGSAASGDPTSVIGSYLPGYSDIFRH is encoded by the coding sequence ATGCATCGCGCGCCTGTATACGCAGCTCCATTGATGATGGAACCTGTACAAGCGTGTGTTATTAATCGCGAGATGCCCTTAAATGCCATGATTCGCGCAAAATTTGCGCAATGCCTTGGATGGCAGGCAGACCATGCCTTGCCTCGATGCCGAGGTGCGTATCAATCGCTTTCAGTGACGCCTCTTCCGGAGGGGGAAATTCATATTCAGGCTGATGAAGCATCATTGTATGCGAAAGGCCGTTCCAAATTATCTGGAAATGTGGAAGTCTATGAAACCCAACGCATTGTTAATGCGCAAACAGCATACATCTATCGAGATGAACAAACCAGCCAAGTAACTAAAATTGAATTGTTGGGAGAGGTTCGTTATCTTGAACCCGATCGCCTGATGATTGCTCGCAAGGCCGTTATTAATCCACAGGATAAATCAGGACGAGTTGAAGATGTTTTGTATCGCTTTAATACCCAACGTGCGCGTGCAATTTTGCCGGCTTGGGGGCGGGCAAGTTTGATTGAACGGTTTGCTAATCAGGATTATTTATTACGAAAAGCCACGTATAGTACCTGTGCACCACAGGATAAAGCCTGGCAGATTGAAGCCAGTGAGCTGTCATTGGATTACTCAAACGCCAGGGGGGTGGCAAAAAATGCGGTATTGCGTGTCCGTGATTGGCCGGTATTATATACTCCATATTTAAGTTTTCCGACTTCCAAAGCGCGAAAATCTGGTTTTTTAATGCCCTTGTATGGTTATACAAACGTCGGTGGCTTTGATTTTGCACTGCCTTACTATTGGAATATTGCACCTAATTACGATGCAACCTTGATTCCTCATGTTTATAGTCGGCGTGGGTTGATGATGGGAGGTGATTTTCGTTTTCTAACTGAGAAATCGGCTGGGGTAATCAGTGGCCATTTTTTACCTAATGATCACGCTTTTGCCAAATTTATAGAGGATAACAGTAGCCAGTATCCTAGTTTACGCGGCATATCAAATAACCGTTGGTCGTTATTATTGCAGGAGCATACCCAATTCTATCCTAACTTGCGACTGGGAATTGATTATCAGCAAGTGTCGGATGACTATTATTTGCAGGATTTCAGCACCAACTTAGCCATTTTGACCCAGAACCAGTTATTACGCGAAGGAAATTTATCTTATACGACGGAGCATTGGTTATTTCGAGGAATGGTACAAAGTTATCAAACACTGCATCCAATTAATCAATCTGAGATTTCTGATGTTTATCAGCGCTTGCCACAATTGCTGGCGCGTGGTGCATATAATGATTTGCCGTTCCATGCTAATTTTAATGTATTAGGTCAGTTGGATAATTTTCGCTGGCCAGCCAATACTCTGTTCCAGCCGCAAGGGCCTCGTTATCATTTAAATCCAGTGTTGTCATTTTCAGAATATAAACCTTGGGGCTATGTTATTCCTTCGTTGCAATTGGTAGAAAATTATTACAACATCCAATACACCGGCGGTATAAACTCCCAGGCATTTAATCGGACTATTCCTCGCTATAGCCTTGATAGTGGATTATTTTTTGAACGAGCTACCCATTGGATGAGTTCCGGTTATACTCAAACGCTTGAACCAAGATTGTATTATTTGTACGTTCCTTATCATGATCAAACCATCATTCCAGTGTTTGACTCTGCATATATGATTTTTAATAATGATCAGCTATTCCGCACAAATCGTTTTTCTGGCTTCGATCGTATTGGTGATGCCAATCAATTAGCCTATGCGGTGACCACACGATGGTTGTCTGAAGATAATGGACAGGAGAAAGCGAGTTTTTCCATTGGCCAAATTCGCTATTTTGCTGATAGACGTGTTCAATTATGTTACAACAGGAATGGAAACTGTCGTGATACCCCTCTTATGCTGGGCTACTTATCTCCTGTGGCCAAGTCATCTCCTATTGCATCGCGTTTAAAATATCATTTCAATTCTGCGTGGATGGTGACTGGAGATTACGTTTGGGATGTTTATACTCATGCAACAAATAATGGTTATTTAAATTTTCATTATCAACCCCAGGGAAACCAAATCATTAATTTTGGTTATACCTATCTGGTGGATGGTGATATAACGCAAGTGGCTAACCGCAATATACAAGATAATGCTTTACACCAGGCTACTTTTTCCTATGCCTGGCCGTTATCGGATAGATGGAGCAGTCTTGGTGGATATAGTTATAATATCAGCAAGCGGTATGGCATGATGACGTTCTTAGGCGTGCAATATGATAATTGTTGTTGGGCAGTGCGCCTATTGGGCGGACGTACTTTTAAAAATTTGGCGCCTACAACATTATCTCCGCAGTACAGTAATAGTGTGTATTTGCAAATATTACTTAAAGGCTTAGGCAGTGCGGCGAGTGGCGATCCAACCAGTGTAATTGGTAGTTATTTGCCAGGATATTCTGATATTTTCCGACATTAA